Within Spinacia oleracea cultivar Varoflay chromosome 4, BTI_SOV_V1, whole genome shotgun sequence, the genomic segment CCGTTTTCGACCCGATTCGGATTTGACCCGCGGCCTGACCCGCGTCACGACCCGCGCTGCCACGTCACCCGTCTGACGCTGTCAATCCGCCTTATTCAAGTTTTTGTATTGAGGCTGAACTTTGTAGTGTTCGATCTCCCGCGGACTGGAatctatccacccagaactcgccccgaattcgGATTAGCCATAAAAAAAAGTAAGATGTATACTACGTATTATTGACTGTCTACCCCAAtctaaaaatattttaattcaCGTATATGTATTTAATTGTTCAAATGACacctttttataacttttaataaagttaataagataagataatataatacttcgtataagataagttcagggccaaTAATATAAGATAAGTGAAATTCATGTGAAAGAGAATCCGGATTAGCCAGAattcgccccgaatccggattagccataATGATAAACCGAGTGCTaacacacaaaaaaataaaaaaatgtaagaTGTATACCATGTATTATTGACTGTCTACCCCAATCTAAAAATATTTCAATTCACGTCTATGTATTTAATTGTTCAAATGACacctttttataacttttaataaagttaataagataagataatataatacttcgtataagataagttcagggccaaTAATATAAGATAAGTGAAATTCATGTGAAAGAGAATGATACCTAAGCTTTTCGAACTACACATGTCGTAACTATTTGTTGCTACAATGGTAGGCTAATtgtcaattactccctccgtttatttttgtttgttacgtattccttttagggtgtttcacaatgtatgttacgtgggagaatctttccttttataaatttattccctccgtatttatttaagagatacaattggccgggcacgggtatgaaaaagaagaattgaatgaaataaagaaataaaacaagtggggttgggtagatattttaataagtaaaataagtggggaccatgtcattttaggggatgggggtagattatttaattagatggtggagttgataagttactaaaaatggcaagtgtatatcttaaataaatacggccgtaaaagacaagtgtatcccttaaataaatacagagggagtattatattgtaattttttgtgctagcttttaattttaattgttccaattttttcaactcattaaatttctttacgaTTTTCAAGTATGGTAAGTTAGCAATTTGTGTGTTTTTctattattggttcattttgataaataaaacaatctgattggttgttgtaatgactAGTGGATTAAGGTTTTACTTGGGTTcacttttttaataataaaaaaagaacctttattatacattaataaacgtgcaaaagtccaaacgtaacaaacaaaaataaacggagggagtattagtttttaattttttgttttatgttttgaaaCAAAGtttttgtttgccatattttcCAAGCTAATTTTCACTATAAAGCCAATTTAGAAAATGAACAACAACGGTATACCTACTAGCTTAATGATTGCTATTGATGGTCCGTAGGACTGCAGTGGGACCAATGTATAAATGTATCTAATTAGCCTATTTCTAATTTCTAATTTCTAATAATTGACTGGGCACATGAATCGGATCTAGACCGGGTCTGAGTCTGAGAATATTAGACCCGGACCTAGACTCATTTTTAAACACATGGATCCAGATCCGCCCCAGATCCATTGGGTCTCAAATAACTAGACCCAGACCCTTAAAAATGGGTCGGGTCCAACCGGGTCTGGACCGGGTCCTGGACCCATGCCCATCCCTAAccaaataatataaaatgacTTAATGCTGGCTTAACATCATTATGATTCAAGTTTAAAACAAATTTTACTGGTGCAACTTATTTATGATGCAGACATCAACAATTGATTTCTGATTCACAATTTCACATGGTGAGCCGTGAGATAAAGGATGATAACAGATCGACTTTGGGTCGATTAAAACTTCAGTTTGATCATCCATCCACCCGACATTTGCGAACAAAACGAAAGGATCAAAAGACTAACAaatgaatattttattaaaaaaaatctagatcAACTGCAATTGTAACAAGTGTTGAGTAATACGTATTCCATAGTTATTTtcaacaaaataattttttctatttcattATTAAAAAGTAACAACAAACGGTTTGAAAATTTAATTTGCAACaagaattaaatatattttttttaataaacattTCCATCgcattaattaaatttaatccgTCATCCATTATTCACCCGTTTAACAACTACGGATAGATCATGTATTCCGAATAACATCTACTCCGTAATATCGCCATCGGTACGCGAGACAACCGTTATCGTATAGACTATAGACCCTTCCTATTTGTTACCATCCCCGTACATCATGCATGTTAATATGTCATCACGAGATAGGACATCACATAATAGAACACGAGGAAGGAGTAGTTGCGTCTACTCCGTACTATTCTCTATTTTAAGCCACAAAAAACCGAATTTCATCAGTTCATCACCTTCTATCTCTTGGCACGGTTGAGCTATCGCAAATCGCAATCCAATTTCACAATCAAACTTATCTTTGCACTGTTACAATAATTGATATCTGGGGAATACGAAGATGTCGACTGTGAATGTTCCTCCAGTGCCGCTTACTCCTCGCGATGATGTTATTCAACTTCACAAAGCCTTCAAAGGTAATCAATCATTCAATCACATCTTCATTTCTTAATCTATTCATTTTACTATTTCGATCGAATTCATTTTTTCTCGATTTTCATTCATCTttttagattatatgaatatatgatgatTGATTTGTTTCCCTGTAATGTTAGCTTGATTTTCTTGACTCGGTTAATTAATCTCGTTCTTACTAAATTAGGAAACCCTCAAAGATAATTTGTATTTGGTGTGGAATATTTAGGGTTATATGAGGTACGAATTTAGGGTTGATTGTGGGAACGTGTGAACTGTGAAGTTCTTTCATGAATTATAGAATTATGTAATCATTTAACAGGGTCTTATGATCAAAGCGATGGATGATTGATTGATGGCTAAATTCCGTTTTCGATACATGTGGTTCAGGGTTCTGATTTTAGGGGGGAAATTAACAAGTTTTTCGTCTTACTGCATTATCTGATTACTCCTTGATCAAATACCTCttagggcatgcttggattgagggtaatgtattaaaggggtaataaaagtcaaactaaggtaattgaaggtgatgatgTGGGGATGAATTGGTGGCAAAGGGAACACCGCACCCTAGTgttggcaagaagaaaataaaaggaaaaggggaacaaataccctcatcatggcgggaatagttacccaccatcccactagAGTGATTATTACTCTCATTTAGGGGGTAATAACTCcccccttcctcccttctcctcacaacaccaccactaccacaacttctcatcacaataccaccgcaccaccctccttgcaaccacctcaattcaccttcattgtccttttattatggtggtttgacttttattacccctatAATCCATTACACCCAATCCAAGCGTGCCCTTAGGTTCCCATCTAGTATGCAGAATTGCAGACATTGTAGTTTTGGAAGTATCGCGTCATGTGTATGTAACAGAATGTAAGGGAATTTTTAATCAACGGAAAGCTAAAGAATTGTTGTAGAATGAGTCATCTTGGTGGACAGGTAGTAAAAGGTGGAAGCGAAACTCATGTATACTTTTGTTTAGTGACTAAGCCTCCGTTTGGTGAAACCACTTTTCCATTTAAAAGGGAGtgaaaccacttttccacctTTCCTCCATCTCTCTTCTTCCcgtcaatcttcaccatcttctctcactttcttttaaggaaccaaacaaagaaaaactagtttggaattgtgtttttccttggaaaatattttccatggaaaatcattttacattggaaatgttttacgctaaaccaaacggagcctaattCCAACCCTAACTCAAAGCCACTGCTTGGAAACAAACAAActtgtttcttgtttttatttttttgttacaTGGACTTTTGATTGCATTGATATTTAATCTGAAATTCTGTTGAAGATCACATATCTTTTAGAAGTCTGTCAGTGTTTATGGCTTAGTATCCAATGCCAGCAGATTTTAAGCTTATCAGTGCCTTAACTTCTGGTTAGAATTTTCATTACCCTCAAATTAATCGTCACGACTCATGAGTATAGGCTAAGCTATGAATGACATGCATTATTACTTCAAAATCTTATTCTtattttgaattctcttcctgCCAGGATTTGGTTGTGATACTACAACAGTGATCAATATCCTTGCTCATCGTGATGCTTCACAGCGTTCATTTATCCAACAGGAATACAAAACTTTGTATTCTGAAGATATTCTCCGCCGTTTGTCAAAGGAGCTCAGTGGTAAACTAGAGGTATGATGTCAGTGgtgctttctttctttttaaattCAAACTTATTCATACTGTCTACTCCTATAATTTTACCAACTAATAGGCACTATATTGCACTTATAATAAGTAATAACATCTGTATTAGTATTTGAGTTTTCGCTCATTTAGCTTACTTGTGTATTGACTGCCTGAACAGTTTTTCTTATCATAACTTATGTTTTGATATGAAGAATATAAGGTGACAGTGGTAGGGGTatacaaccccccccccccccccccccccccccccggtcATGTTCCCTTTCTAGTGTGAGCTTCACCTTTTGCTATACAAATAATTTTAACCTGTATGCCTTGTCCTTTGTGTTCAGAATGCGATTTTGCTTTGGATGCAAGATCCGGCAGCGCGTGATGCTGTTGTTGTGAAGCAGGCATTGACTGCAAATGATCTCAGAGGTGCCACTGAAGTTATATGTTCTCGTACACCTTCTCAGATACAGACTTTCAAGCAGATCTACCATGCAAAGTATGGGACCTACCTAGAGCATGATCTAGAACGACATACCTCTGGAGATCACAAGAAGGTACTATCTCTATTCTTTGTCATACTGATGATTTTCTTTTAACTTGTGACTTGTGATCTGATGAATCTTACTATCCCAATTGTAAATGCCTTTTGATACTGACAAGTTGAAGTGTCACTTTTTATGCAGCTTTTACTAGCATATCTATGCGTACAGCGTTATGAAGGTTTTGAAGTTGACAGAATGATCACTGAGAATGATGCAAAGGCACTCTACAGAGCTGGAGAGAAGAGACTGGGAACTGATGAGGATATGTTCATAAGAATTTTTAGTGAGAGAAGCAGGGCACAGTTAGCTGCTGTAGATTTAGCCTACAATAAAATGCATGGTCACACTCTTGAAAAGGTATTCCTTTTGGTTGACATTTTTTGTACAAATATATGAGATGCTGAACTAGTTTTTATTGGGTGCAGgctataaagaaggaaacatcAGGGAACTTTGCATATGCTCTTTTGACAATTGTAAGATGTGCAGAAAACCCAGCAAAATACTTTGCAAAGGTGACTCCTGAGTCCTGACTATTTCATGATCTAATCTTTCTTTGTTTTTCTAGTCATTATGAATCAGCTTCATTTTTCGACACTACAATAAACAAATATGAATAATGACAAACCAAAAAAAGAACGTTTAAGCAACTTTGAAGGAATAATGCTTCAATTAATGGACATGAGAAAATGGCCGGCAACAGACTTAAGCTATATGCTATTATGCTGTTATTTTACAATTGAAGTGCCAGAGGAATTTTGCTGTTATTAAGTCTCATGTATTCTGTATTAAGTTCTCTTGCAATATTGTATGGATCAAATTTCATAACTAATTGGTGTGTTTGGGTGGAGTAATATGTAGGTTAGGGAGGGGTTCATCTTCCCTTGTTTAGGTATTAGTACTTGGGAGAGAGGGAAGGAGAATCGGAGGGATTCATATATTTCTTTCCCTTTCAAGAAATCAAATCCCTTAAATTATTGGAAAATGCAAGGTCACATCTTTCCTCCCCCCACTTCCATCTATTTTCTGTATCCTTCCATGCCCTCCCTTTGCCTCCATAATAGTTATTCGTATAGTGTAAGTGACTAAGTGCATTCAAGTAAGCAGTGACGGGGTGAATTAATTAAGTAACAATATTGTTTTCTGCAATATGCTGTtatattttgttcttttagcTTTTCAACTTTTGAAACTAAAGTGCATTTTTGCGATTGGATACATTTAATCAAGTGATTCTCTGTTAGAAGCTTGGGTGATTATCTTATTTGTAGTTATTGCCTTTCTCTGTTCCATAACTGCAACCCATACATGTAGTTCCGcttttttggttaatttttggGAACTTTTGCTTGAAATTTCAACTAGTTTCTGCCCAGATGCAGGTTATGAGAAATTGTGCTAATTTCTCCTCCCATTAAATTATTGCTCCCAACTTATGACCTCCCTTATTCTATTGCAGGTACTACGAAAAGCAATGAAGGGTCTGGGAACAGATGATACAACACTGATCAGAGTTATAGTGACAAGGGTGGAGATTGATATGCAGTACATCAAAGCGGAGTACCAGAAGAAGTATAAGAAGTCATTGGTTGATGCAGTTCACTCTGAAACTTCTGGCGATTACAGGAAATTTCTTCTTGCTCTCCTGGGTCCATAAGATTGAGAATGTGTTTgtgttaattagtatgtatttATCTATGTACGTATTGTTAGAGAATAGTTTACATTGAGCTTATTAATGTGTGAAATGAAAACTTTATCCAGTGTCAATTTAGTCGACTGTGTACAAATTAGTCGACTGTGTGATGAAGTGAAGATTGCTTGTCTACTCAgccaaaattaaaaataaaattaaaagaaactCAAGATTGCTTGTCTGAATTTCTTTGTTTGTTCAGCATATTGGATACTTCGTTttttattcgacttattttgtaaTATTTAGATTTCAGTTTt encodes:
- the LOC110777388 gene encoding annexin D5; translation: MSTVNVPPVPLTPRDDVIQLHKAFKGFGCDTTTVINILAHRDASQRSFIQQEYKTLYSEDILRRLSKELSGKLENAILLWMQDPAARDAVVVKQALTANDLRGATEVICSRTPSQIQTFKQIYHAKYGTYLEHDLERHTSGDHKKLLLAYLCVQRYEGFEVDRMITENDAKALYRAGEKRLGTDEDMFIRIFSERSRAQLAAVDLAYNKMHGHTLEKAIKKETSGNFAYALLTIVRCAENPAKYFAKVLRKAMKGLGTDDTTLIRVIVTRVEIDMQYIKAEYQKKYKKSLVDAVHSETSGDYRKFLLALLGP